One Polynucleobacter sp. SHI8 genomic window, AGTATTAAAAGGACATTCAGGTCAAATTCGTAAAGCAGTAAGTTTGTTACGTGAAGCTGAAAGACCATACATCTATACAGGCGGTGGTGTTATTTTGGCAAATGCTTCTGCTGAATTAAAGGAATTTGCTGAGTTGCTGGGTTATCCGGTCACCAATACATTAATGGGTCTTGGTGGATTTCCAGGGACGCACCCTAATTTCCTAGGTATGCCTGGTATGCATGGTACCTATGAAGCGAATATGACTATGCAACATTCAGATGTCGTGATTGCCATTGGTGCACGTTTTGACGATCGCGTGATTGGTAATCCTGCGCACTTTATGAGCTTGCCAAGAAAAGTTATTCATATTGATATAGACCCATCTGTGATTTCGAAAAGAGTTCGTGCAGATGTGCCTATTGTTGGTAATTTAAAAGATGTTTTACAAGAGATGATTGCTCAGTTGCGAGCTGCAGGCCCGTTAAAAAATAAATTAGCGGTAGATGCTTGGTGGAATCAGATTAATGAATGGCGTAAAACAGATTGCTTAAAGTATGACCGTGAATCTCAGATTGTGAAGCCACAATATGTTGTTGAGACATTATCTGAATTAACGCATGGCGATGCTTTTATTTGTTCTGACGTTGGGCAGCATCAAATGTGGGCGGCACAATTTTATAAATTTAACAAGCCGCGTCGTTGGATTAATTCAGGTGGTCTTGGCACAATGGGTGTTGGTTTGCCATATGCCATGGGAATTAAAAAAGCGTTTCCGGATGAAACTGTTTGTACGATTACAGGTGAAGGTTCGATACAAATGTGTATTCAAGAGCTTTCTACTTGTTTGCAATACGACACGCCAATTAAAATTATTTCACTTAATAATCGCTATTTAGGTATGGTTCGTCAGTGGCAAGAGCTCAGTTACAGCAAACGCTATTCACACTCTTATATGGATTCTTTACCTGATTTTGTGAAATTAGCTGAAGCATATGGTCACGTGGGCATGCGTATTGAGAAAAAATCAGACGTTGAGGGCGCATTGCGCGAAGCTTTAGCACTCAAAAATCGAACAGTCTTTATGGATTTCCAAACAGACCCATCTGAGAACGTTTGGCCAATGG contains:
- a CDS encoding acetolactate synthase 3 catalytic subunit, with amino-acid sequence MNQKSPNLPEVIGAEILVRALAEEGVEYVWGYPGGSVLYIYDEIHKQDKFEHILVRHEQGAVHAADGYARASGNVGVALVTSGPGVTNAVTGIATAYMDSIPLVVITGNVPSNMIGEDAFQECDTVGITRPIVKHNFLVKDVRDLAVTIKKAFHIAQTGRPGPVVIDIPKDISFHKTTYEYPTSVDMRSYSPVLKGHSGQIRKAVSLLREAERPYIYTGGGVILANASAELKEFAELLGYPVTNTLMGLGGFPGTHPNFLGMPGMHGTYEANMTMQHSDVVIAIGARFDDRVIGNPAHFMSLPRKVIHIDIDPSVISKRVRADVPIVGNLKDVLQEMIAQLRAAGPLKNKLAVDAWWNQINEWRKTDCLKYDRESQIVKPQYVVETLSELTHGDAFICSDVGQHQMWAAQFYKFNKPRRWINSGGLGTMGVGLPYAMGIKKAFPDETVCTITGEGSIQMCIQELSTCLQYDTPIKIISLNNRYLGMVRQWQELSYSKRYSHSYMDSLPDFVKLAEAYGHVGMRIEKKSDVEGALREALALKNRTVFMDFQTDPSENVWPMVQAGKGITEMILGSENAE